One Dictyoglomus thermophilum H-6-12 DNA window includes the following coding sequences:
- a CDS encoding ANTAR domain-containing response regulator, which produces MKAVRVLIAEDEPIVRMDLKEILESQGYEVVGEASDGQVAIELARKLKPDVIIMDIRMPNLDGIEAAKILTQENIAPIIFLTAYSDKELVEKAKEVGVVAYIVKPFKESDLFPAIEIAIARFKEFQLLRKEVEDLKDALETRKLVDRAKGILMDREGLKEHEAFRLIQKASMDKRKPMKEIAQAIILAYELKEKKEK; this is translated from the coding sequence ATGAAGGCTGTAAGAGTATTGATAGCAGAAGATGAACCTATAGTTAGAATGGACTTAAAGGAGATTTTGGAAAGTCAAGGTTATGAAGTGGTGGGTGAGGCTTCTGATGGACAAGTGGCAATAGAGCTTGCGAGAAAATTAAAACCAGATGTGATCATAATGGATATTAGAATGCCTAATTTAGATGGAATTGAGGCAGCAAAGATTTTGACCCAAGAGAATATAGCACCAATTATTTTTTTAACAGCTTATTCTGACAAAGAGCTGGTGGAAAAAGCTAAGGAAGTAGGAGTGGTAGCCTATATTGTAAAGCCGTTTAAGGAGTCTGATCTATTCCCCGCCATTGAGATTGCAATTGCAAGATTTAAAGAATTTCAGCTTTTAAGGAAAGAGGTTGAAGATCTTAAAGATGCTTTAGAAACTAGGAAATTAGTAGATAGAGCTAAGGGAATTCTTATGGATAGAGAAGGTTTAAAAGAGCATGAGGCTTTTAGATTGATTCAGAAGGCAAGCATGGATAAGAGAAAACCCATGAAGGAAATTGCCCAAGCTATAATTTTAGCGTATGAGCTAAAGGAAAAGAAGGAAAAATAA
- a CDS encoding glycosyltransferase family 4 protein gives MMALLTFVLSLIGSILFTPWVKKIAYQVGAVDIPNDRKVHLKPIPRIGGVAFFLSILIVNVLFNKSLIVEKIIFGGLLVFLVGLLDDFVELKPKPKFWLTFLAVLIAVFIGVRVDVWRIPYTKIIIKGFWADVITFVWLLGITNAMNFIDGLDGLAGGVAVISSFSLLIISLLLGRFEMALLLSSILGSVLGFLFYNFPPASIFMGDSGAMFLGFILGAISIIGVLKVSTIINLFFPIVVLGFPVLDTAFSIIRRLLEGRAPWKYDKDHLHHRFLRIGMKTEQSIAFIYLITICMSLLAIIISLLQDPYISAILLFGTLFLILFILKKLGVLEVRRNGKV, from the coding sequence ATGATGGCTTTATTGACCTTTGTACTATCTCTAATAGGTTCTATTTTGTTTACGCCTTGGGTCAAAAAAATTGCCTATCAGGTAGGGGCAGTTGATATTCCTAATGATAGGAAGGTACATTTAAAACCTATACCAAGAATTGGTGGAGTTGCATTTTTCTTGAGTATTTTAATCGTAAATGTACTTTTTAATAAATCATTAATTGTAGAAAAAATTATATTTGGGGGGCTTTTAGTTTTCCTAGTGGGGCTTCTGGATGACTTCGTAGAGTTGAAACCTAAGCCTAAGTTTTGGTTAACCTTTTTAGCAGTATTAATAGCAGTCTTCATAGGTGTAAGAGTGGATGTTTGGAGAATTCCTTACACTAAAATTATAATCAAAGGCTTTTGGGCTGATGTAATAACCTTTGTATGGCTTTTAGGAATTACAAATGCAATGAACTTTATAGATGGGCTTGATGGACTTGCTGGTGGTGTGGCTGTTATCTCCTCTTTTTCTCTTCTTATAATTTCTCTTCTTTTGGGTAGGTTTGAAATGGCGTTGCTGCTTTCGAGTATTTTAGGTAGCGTATTAGGTTTTTTGTTTTATAATTTTCCTCCAGCCTCTATATTTATGGGAGATTCGGGTGCGATGTTTTTAGGCTTTATCTTAGGAGCGATATCTATAATTGGAGTTTTGAAGGTTAGTACTATTATTAATTTATTTTTTCCTATTGTGGTTCTTGGTTTTCCTGTTCTTGATACTGCCTTTTCTATAATAAGAAGATTACTTGAAGGTAGGGCTCCTTGGAAATATGATAAGGATCATCTTCATCATAGATTTTTAAGAATTGGTATGAAAACAGAGCAAAGTATAGCATTTATTTATCTAATAACTATCTGTATGTCTTTACTTGCAATTATAATCTCCTTATTGCAAGACCCGTAT